The sequence GTGGCTGATGTAAAGTCGCTAGGAAGCCAAGATAGTTATAAACTTAAAGCATCTTTCGATAATATAGGCAGCCTAAAAGTACGTTCCCCAGTAAAAGTAGGTGGAGTAGTGGTCGGTCGAGTATCGGATATTACGCTCGATACTGAATACTTTACGCCAGTGGTCACTTTGACTATTGAAGAGCGTTTTGGTCACTTTCCAGATACTTCAAGTGCGCATATCTTAACTTCTGGTTTAATTGGTGAGCAATATATTAGCTTAATACCGGGTTTTATGGACGATGACGCTGAGATACTCAAGGATGGCGATCTGATAGAAGATACCAAGTCAGCCTTGGTGCTGGAAGATTTGATCGGGCAGTTTATGTACAGCGTAGGCGATAATTCAGGGAAATAACCATGAAAATTATGACAAGACTTATCTTATTGATGGCGATGTTGTCTTCCTCAATTGTATGGGGTGACACTGTGGATAAAACCCAGCCTTATCAGATGATGGAAATAGTGGGCAGTCGTACTTTTGATAGACTCAAAAACGAACAAGCTCAGCTGAGAGAGTCTCCAGAACAGTTAAAAGTGGTGGTTGAAGAAGAGCTAATGCCTTACGTCAACGATCGTTACGCAGGGCTTAAAGTATTAGGTAATTACCTAAGAAAAGCTGATAAGGGTGAAGTGGCTGACTTTTTGGTCGCATTTAGAGAGTACTTAGTGACCGCTTATGCGCAGGTGTTAACTCAGTATAAAGATCAAGAGATCAAATACACTCCGCCGCGTAATCTTCGCGATGATCAGCGTATCGTGTCTATCCCTGTTGAAATCATGCAGGCTAATCGACCGGCGATAAAATTAGAGTTTAAGTGGCGAAAAAACAAAAAAACCAATGAGTGGCAAGCGTTTGATATGGTGGCAGAAGGTGTCAGTCTGTTATCAAGCAAACAATCAGAGTGGGGCGGCAAAATACGTAAAGATGGCCTGCCAGCCGTCACTCATGAGTTAGCGACTTTAGCGAAAACGCCAATCCATTATGACTCTGCTAAATGATGAGTGATAAAGCGGTTTGGCACATGATTGATGATCAGCATGTCACACTAAGTGGTATGCTCAATCGAAACAATATTCCGCAGCTATGGCAGCAAATCGCGCAGTGGCAGCCAAAGGTTGAACGACTAGAACTCGACCTAAGTGCTGTATTAAGTACAGATTCTGCGGCAATGGCGCTGATTCTGCACATAATTGACCATGCAAAAAATTGTGACTGCCATATAATGTTGCGATCTGTACCTAATAAACTGCTTACTTTGTTTGAAGTGAGCAATGCAATGCCGTTATTGGTAGAGCACATAGAAATCGAAATTGAGGGTGAAAGTGGATAGTACACAAGTTAAAGAACTGCTCGACGAAGCGTTGCAGCTAGCAGAGATTCATGTAAAAGGAGAGGGCAGTCATTTTGAAGTGATTGCTGTTGATGCTTCTTTTGAAGGAATGAGCCGTGTTAAGAAGCAGCAGTTTATTTATGCGCCGCTTACGGACTACATTCAACGCAACGAAATTCACGCACTATCAATAAAAGCTTTTACTCCCGAGGAGTGGCAGCGTGATAAAAAACTAATGTCGCTTTAAGGACTAATAATGGAAAAATTTCGAGTAACTGGCTCTTCAGCGCCTTTAAGCGGTGAAGTGTTAATTTCTGGCGCAAAAAATGCGGCTTTACCTATTTTATTTTCGGCTATTTTGGCGGAAGAACCTGTTGTTTTACACAACGTACCAAAACTACGTGACATTAATACTAGCCTAGCTTTGTTACAACAATTAGGTGTTAAAGCATCTCGTGATGGAGATACTACCACTTTGCTAGTTGATGCTTCAGGCATCAATGAATACTGCGCACCTTATGAGTTAGTTAAAACCATGCGTGCATCTATTTGGGCATTAGGTCCTTTGGTGGCAAGATTTGGTGAAGGTCAAGTCAGCCTACCGGGTGGCTGTGCTATCGGTGCTCGCCCTGTTGATTTGCACATTCAAGGCCTAGAAAGCCTTGGCGCAAACATCACCATTGAAGATGGCTATGTAAAAGCAAAAGTGGATGGTCGCTTGCAAGGCGCGCACATTATCATGGATAAAGTCAGTGTTGGCGCAACCATTACTATCATGAGTGCAGCAGCATTAGCCGAAGGCACCACAATTTTAGACAACGCTGCTCGTGAGCCAGAAATTGTTGATACCGCGGATTTCTTGATTGCCCTTGGCGCAAAAATTACCGGCGCTGGTACTGATACCATCACAATTGAAGGCGTTGAACGTCTTGCTGGTGGTGAGCATACGGTTGTTCCCGATCGCATCGAAACCGGCACTTTCTTAGTGGCGGCGGCTGTTTCTGGCGGTAAAGTGGTATGTCATAACACTCGTGCTAACTTGCTAGAAGCGGTATTAGCTAAGCTAGAAGAAGCGGGCGCTAAGATTGAAACGGGCGAAGATTGGATTTCTGCGGACATGACCGGCGACAGAGAGCTAAAAGCGATTACTGTTCGCACTGCGCCATACCCGGGTTTCCCAACCGACATGCAAGCGCAATTTACTTTGCTAAATATGATGGCAAAAGGCGGCGGCGTAATCACAGAAACTATCTTTGAAAATCGTTTCATGCACGTTCCTGAATTGCAACGCATGGGCGCAAAAGCGGAGATTGAAGGTCACACGGTTATCTGTGGTGATAGCGAAGGTTTAAGTGGCACACAAGTGATGGCGACTGACCTACGTGCTTCTGCAAGTCTTGTTATTGCAGGTTGCATTGCTAGTGGTGAGACGATTGTTGATCGCATTTACCATATCGATAGAGGCTATGACCGAATTGAGCATAAACTGAGCCTGCTTGGTGCTAATATTGAAAGGTTTAGTGACTAATCACATTTAGATTCTATTAAAAACCGAAACCTTGTGGTTTCGGTTTTTTTATTTGATAGACTGTTAGCTTCTGACTTTCTTTGTCCAGCAAGCCTGAGCTATGAAAGAGAAAATAAGAGACTTAGTGAAAAGCTAGGCTTTATACAATAACAGTCTCGAAGAGCATTCTATCAATCACTTAATTACTGCGATTGGTATTACTATCGGGAATGACAATTAAACAGCGAAGGTTATCGCTAGGAATTACATAATGATTGCTTTACTGCGCATGTTTTTGGTCTTAATTTTTGCCATATTGATGTTTGTATTTGGCTGTGGCTATTGCCTATTTAGCCCAAGAAATCCAAAGCACGTATTTACCTTTGGTCGCTACTTTGGTGCAATGCACCGCGTATTTGGTATCAAGCTAGAGCTTAGACTCCCAGAAGATGCTTATAAGCGAGGCCAAGCAACTTATATTGCCAACCATCAAAACTCTTGGGATTTATTTACCGTATCTTCTGCCGTTACGCCAAATGTTGTGACTGTAGGTAAGAAGAGCTTATTGTGGCTGCCTTTATTTGGTCAATTATACTGGTTAACAGGTAACATCCTAATTGATCGTGCCAACCGCTCTAAAGCCAAAGGAACTATCGATCAAGTGGTCGATAAAATGAAGCAAACGCGTTTATCTGTGTGGATGTTTCCCGAAGGCACACGTTCTCGCGGTCGAGGCTTATTGCCATTTAAAACAGGGGCTTTTCATACCGCAATTGGTGCGGAAACACCGATCATTCCTATTGTTTGTAGCACCACACAAGACAAGATAAAACTGAACCGTTGGAACAACGGACATGTGATTATCGAAATGTTACCTCCAGTGGATACCTCTGAGTACAACAAATCAAATGTCCGTAAGTTAGCTGAAGTTTGCCGAAACCAAATGGAAGAGAAGCTGAAAAGTTTGGACGAAGAAGTGGATGCAAGAAACGCCGCTGATGGTGTAAAAAACTAAACACTGCGTTTGAGGTAAGATTAATCACGTTAAGTAAATAGCCAACAATCGAGTATGTAAACAAGCTAGCTAGCTTGTTGGATTATTCCTAATAGCTTGTTGGGTAAGGCTATTTACTTATAGGTTATTAATAGATTGGTAGCACCTTCTATAAATGTATCACCAAGATAAAATGTAGACATAAAAAAGGCTAGTCAGTGATGACTAGCCTTTTTCGTAATTGTTGTACTAAAGCTGATTAAGAGTTTTTAGACGCTACTGGTGCAGGTTGCAAGCCATCGTTGATATCTAAGATATCTTGCTCGCTTAATGTACCTACTGCTTCTTTTAATTGCAGTACGCTGATGATGTAGTTGTAACGAGCATCAGATAGGTTACGTTTTGCTTCAAACACTCGACGAGTGAAGTCTAAAACGTCAACTACTGTACGTGAACCAACTTCATAGCCTGTTTCAACTGCAGATAGTGCAGATTCCGCAGAAATTAGAGATTGCTCAAATGCGCGGATAGAACCTATGGTTGCATCAATGTTGTTGTTAGATGCACGTACTGTTTTAACTACAGAGCGGTAAGAGGCTTCTAAGTCTTCACTCACTGCCACATAGTCATACTCAGCTTGTTTTACCTGAGAGCTAACATTGCCACCGGTATATAGTGGTACAGAAAGGTTAATGCCTAGGTTGTATTTAGTGTCATCAACATTAGTATCGCTGATTTTACCATTACCGTAGCCAGCATCAGCATTGAAGGTCAGCGATGGTAGGTGACCAGAGCTTGCTAAGCGGATGTTGTCTCTTGCGATATCTTGATTGATACGAGCAGCCAGCAAGCTAAGGTTTTCTTCCTGAGCTTGTTCTACAAGTGCATCGTTCGTTTTATCTGATTTAGAAGCAGAGAAACGTTTGATATCTAGAATATCTAGGTTTTGGTGACCCGTACCTGTGATTTCACGTAGTGATTCATAGCTGTTTACTAAAGCGTTTTTCGCGCTTACTTCTTCAGCCAGTACGCTATCGTATTCAGCTTGAGCTTCATGCACGTTAGTGATTGCAGATAGGCCAACGTCAAAACGTTGTTTTTCTTGATCGAGTTGTCGTTCAACAGCGCTTTTCTCGGCTTGAACGAACTCTAAACTGTCCTTTGCTCGTAACACTTCAAAATACGCTGTAGCGGTACGCAGGATGAGATCTTGTTGTTTAGCCGCATAAGCAGAGTCTGCTTGGCGTGCTTTCTTCTCTGTGGTTTCAAGAGTAACCCAGCTTGAACGTTGGTAAAGCTCTTGGCTTAAGCCAATGCCTGCTTGAAAAGCATTAGTCTTTGCCCCAGTGTAGCCTTCACCATAGTCATAAGAAGCGGTTAGGTTAATTTGAGGAAGCAAGGAACTGCGTGATGAGGTAATTGCTTCAAAAGCTGCGTCGCGTTGAGCCGCTGAACGTAGCAGTTGAGGATCACTCTTTTTCGCTTGATTATAAACATCAGCTAGATTTTCTGCACTGGCTGATAAAGACAGACCACACAGAGAAGCTGAGATAAAGATGGACAGCGCTTTCTTCATTGTCGTAACTCTTCCTGCTACTTAAAATTTATATTTGGTTGATTAGAATATAGGTATTGATTTGAATTTGAACTGTTTTTACACAATTTTACACAGCATCCTATACAGTATCGTACAGGGTACTACAAAAACCAATATTAAGGCTATTGTTACATGTTTTTGTTAAAAAAACACAGTTCATTATCTATTCAGGTAGTATTAATCTTATACATGACGATAGCTCACGACCTGAAAATTGCTTGTCATTCATCCAGTAAAGAGAATGCTTATGTTTAACCCTAGCTCCTACCCTACATTTCACAATAAAGATGTTGAAATTATTGAAAAAAAGACTTTGTTTAAGGGCTTTTTCTGTCTAACTCAAGTGAAATTTCGTCATCGACTGTTTGCTGGGGGCTGGAGTGCTGAGATAGAACGAGAGCTGTTTGAACGTGGACATGCTGTGGCAATGTTGCCTTACGATCCTGTTACGGATCAATTGGTGATGGTGGAACAGATTCGGGTTGGCGCACTCGGTGATAAAAGGCCGTGGCAGTTAGAGATAGTGGCAGGAATGCTAGATAAAGAGGGTGAAGACCCAATAGATGTGGCTAAGCGAGAGTCCGTTGAAGAGGCTGGTCTAGCGGTAAAAGCCATTCAACACATCAGTGGTTATTACCCTTCGGCAGGGGGCTGCTCTGAACGTCTAGAATTATATGTTGGGCAGATAGAAGCACCGCTATCGGGTGGTGTTTTTGGCTTAGAATCGGAAGGTGAAGATATTCGCGTACATGTTCTGGGCAGAGAAGAGGCTTACCAATTAGTGAAAAATGGTACAATCGAGAACGCAGCATCTATCATAACGATTCAGTGGTTGATGTTGAATCATCAACAACTGAGAAAACAATGGTTAACCCAAGAAAAGTAAATTCTGAATATCATGTTGATTTTGCAGGCCTTATGCGTTTGTATGAGACCAATTATGCTAAATTAAATGCCTTGCTTCCTCGCCCTGCAGTGGTGGGAGATAAGCGAACGTATCAAGTGCAAGATCAAGTTTACCAGATTAATATTTTGGAAATTACACGCTATACCACCTTGGTGAACGTTTATCAGTGTGATATACATCCCATTTTTCCACTTCCAAGCATGACGGTACGTCTATATCACGATGCAAGGGTTGCAGAAGTATGTGCAAGTGAAAAAATGAGAATAGTGAATGCACGCCATGATTATCCAAATAAGAAAATGGTGCAAAAAGACGAAAAGCACCAGCTAAATAAATTTCTTGGAGATTGGCTGACATTTTGCTTAAAAATGGGAATTAGTAGAGAGCCCCTGTTATGAGCTCAGCGTATAAATAATATTGGAAAGACTGATTGTGGAACCGCATATAGTTGTGACGGAAGAAACCGTCCAATTACTACAAATTACAGACACGCACTTATTCGCTGATGACGAAGGGTGTTTGCTAAGTGTGAATACTGGATTGAGTTTTCAAGCCGTAGTGGATGATATTGCCGCGCACAACCTACCTTTTGATGCCATTATCGCTACCGGTGACATATCTCAAGATCATTCAGTCGCCTCTTATAAGCGCTTTGCAAACGGCATCAAACAATTGCTGAAACCTTGTTATTGGCTACCGGGTAATCACGATCTGCAGGCGAATATGGGCAAAGTCTTGCCTTCTGAGCAAATCAATGAAGTCTCGCATGTATTTGCTGGAGACTATTGGCAGTTGATTATGCTTAACAGCCAAGTTGAAGGTTTACCCCATGGCTACCTTGAGCAGCATGAGCTTGATCTGCTTGATGAGAAATTGAGCCAACATCCAGAACGACATACCTTAGTATTACTACACCATAATTCACTGCCTATTGGCAGTACTTGGCTTGATCAGCATAAACTACAAAAAGCCGACCAATTCTGGAATGTCATAGAAAAACACAACAATGTACGCGCGGTATTGGGCGGACATGTGCATCAAGATTTTGAACAAGATTGCAATGGCGTCAAAGTCATCGCAACCCCTTCAACTTGTATCCAGTTTAAGGCCAATACCCATGAGTTTGCTTTAGATTCGCTACCTCCGGGTTGGCGTCATCTACAGTTACATAAAGATGGGCGTTTAGAGTCTCAATTGCATCGTCTTGATGAGGGCTGTTTTGTCCCTGATTTTGATGCGCAAGGCTATTAAATGACTGCGCACAATAAACCCTCTTTATTGCTTTATTTGCATGGCTTCAATAGTTCTCCTCAGTCGCATAAAGCGCAACTAATGAGAGAGTTTTGTCAAAACCACAGACCGGACATTCGTTTTGTATCTCCGCAGCTGCCTGTGTATCCAGAGCCATGTATACAAAGTCTGCGCACCTTATGCGATGAACTCAGTGCAGAATATCAAGTGGGCTTAGTCGGAAGCTCGATGGGGGGCTATCTATCCACTTGGCTCAATAAAGAATACGGCTTTAAAGCTGCGTTAATTAATCCTGCAGCAAAACCTTTTGAGTTGCTACAAGATTATTTAGGCCCGCAGCTAAACCCTTATACCGAAGAAGAGTACATTCTAAAGCAGGAACATGTTGAGCAACTAAGAGCCATTGATGTTCCAGTCATTAGCCAAACTGCAGATTTTTGGCTGTTGCAACAAAAAGGGGATGAAGTCCTCGATTATCGACAAGCTGTAGATAAATTTATAGGGTGCAAACAGACCGTAGAAGAAGACGGCGATCATAGTTTTATAGGGTTTGAGCGCTACCCAAGCGCGATAGTGGAGTTTCTTCAACTCTAATGTAAACCTTACGCTACAATTCATGATGTTTGCTTGATAACTGCACAATTGTCATGCTTTTTTATCTGGAAGTGAGTGTGAACTTGACATAACCGCCACTGCGCCAGACTATGTAAAGCATTCAAGTTGTATCACGGTTAATTAACGACCAGAATCAATTCATCTGCCATTGCCGTTTTAACAATTTTAAGCATCTATAAGATTGCAAATTTCTCAATGATGAGAAGCGATGTTTAACAACGCCAAGAGTAAATTTTCAAATTATGACTGAACAATATAACGCTGGGGCGATAGAAGTCTTAAATGGCTTGGAGCCAGTCCGTCGTCGCCCTGGAATGTATACCGATACTGTACGTCCCAACCACCTTGGGCAAGAAGTTATTGATAACAGTGTCGATGAAGCGTTAGCTGGACATGCTTCCAAAATACAGGTCATCTTACATGCCGATCAGTCACTCGAAGTGATTGATGACGGGCGTGGTATGCCTGTGGATATTCACCCTGAAGAGGGTATTTCTGGTGTGGAACTTATTCTATGTAAGCTGCATGCTGGTGGTAAATTCTCCAATAAGAACTATCAATTTTCCGGCGGTTTGCACGGGGTTGGTATTTCAGTGGTAAACGCACTGTCGCAACGTGTTGAAGTCAACGTTCGCCGTGATGGACAGGTTTATCAAATCGCTTTTGAAAATGGCGATAAGGTCGAAGAGCTCTCTGTTATCGGGACGTGCGGTAAACGCAATAGCGGTACTAGCGTACACTTCTGGCCAAATGCTAAATATTTTGATTCAGGGAATTTCTCTGTATCAAGATTGATCAATAACCTGCGCGCGAAAGCGGTACTGTGTCCTGGACTCGAAATTACCCTGCAAGATAAAGTCAATGGTAAAGAGCACAAGTGGTACTACGAAAGTGGTCTAAAAGACTACCTTGCTGAAGGCGTTAAAGGTTACACCGTCTTACCGGAAACCCCGTTTACCGGTCAATTCTCTAGTGAGATTGAAGGTGCTGATTGGGCGATTATTTGGCAACCAGAAGGTGGCGAATTAATTACTGAAAGTTACGTGAACTTAATCCCGACCTCACAAGGCGGTACACACGTAAATGGTCTGCGCCAAGGTTTGCTCGATGCGATGCGTGAGTTTTGTGAATTCCGCAACTTATTACCGCGCGGCGTGAAACTGACCGGTGATGACATCTTTGATCGCTGTTCTTATGTATTGTCGATCAAAATGCAAGACCCTCAATTTGCTGGACAAACCAAAGAGCGACTCTCTTCTCGTCAATGTGCTTCTTTTGTGTCTGGCGTTATCAAAGATGCCTTTAGTCTGTGGCTGAATGAAACCCCACATATTGCCGAGCAACTGGCAGAGGCGTGTATTGCAAACGCTCACCGCCGTATGCGTGCCAGCAAAAAAGTGGTGCGTAAAAAAGTGGCATCAGGCCCTGCATTGCCGGGTAAATTAACCGATTGTACCGTGCAAGATTTAGCTCGCACCGAACTATTTTTAGTGGAAGGTGACTCTGCGGGAGGCTCAGCCAAACAGGCGAGAGACCGTGAGTTTCAAGCGATCATGCCACTGCGTGGTAAGATTTTGAATACTTGGGAAGTCAGCGCCGACCAAGTGTTAGCCTCACAAGAGGTACACGATATCTCTGTGGCACTAGGGATAGACCCAGACACTGAAAGCCTAGAAGGCTTACGTTACGGTAAGATCTGTATCCTAGCGGATGCGGACTCGGATGGACTGCACATTGCAACGCTACTTTGCGCCTTATTTACACGCCATTTCCGTTCTCTAGTTAGCGCAGGTCACGTATACGTTGCTATGCCGCCACTGTTTAGAATTGATTGCGGCAAAGAGGTTTTTTACGCTCTTGATGAAGAAGAGAAAGATGGTGTTATCGAACGTTTAAGCAGTAAACGAGCCAAAATCAACGTACAACGATTCAAAGGTCTGGGTGAAATGAACCCATTACAGCTTCGTGAAACCACCATGGATCCCAATACTCGCCGTCTAGTACAGCTCACCATAGATGATGATGAACAGACAATGGAAATGATGGACATGCTATTAGGTAAAAAGCGTGCAGATGATCGCCGTCATTGGTTACAAGACAAAGGCGATATGGCTGAGGTATAAGAATGTCGAACGAGATTACATACGATGGCGTTGAGCAGTTACCGCTGCGCAAATTTACCGAAGACGCCTATTTAAACTATTCAATGTACGTGATTATGGATCGTGCATTGCCTTACATTGGTGATGGTCTAAAGCCCGTGCAACGCCGCATTATTTATGCGATGTCAGAACTAGGCTTATCCGCTTCATCTAAATATAAAAAATCAGCTCGTACCGTTGGTGACGTGCTCGGTAAGTATCACCCACACGGCGATTCAGCGTGTTATGAAGCTATGGTGCTGATGGCACAACCATTTACCTACCGTTACCCATTGGTAGACGGTCAAGGTAACTGGGGTGCTCCTGATGATCCTAAGTCTTTTGCTGCAATGCGTTATACCGAATCTAAACTGTCGAAGTTTGCTGAGGTATTGCTAGGTGAATTAGGTCAAGGCACAGTGGAATGGCAACCTAACTTTGATGGTTCGATGAAAGAGCCTCAAATGTTACCGGCGCGCCTGCCACATATCTTGCTAAACGGTATTACTGGTATCGCGGTCGGCATGGCAACGGATATTCCGCCACACAACGTTCGTGAAGTGACCAACGCCACTATTGAGTTAATCGAAAATCCGAAAGCTGAGCTAGCGGATGTGATGCAATACGTGCAAGGCCCTGATTACCCGACCGAAGCGGAAATCATTTCACCGAAAACGGATATCGAGAAAATTTATCGCACTGGTCGTGGCAGCATTAAACTGCGCGCGGTTTGGCATAAAGAAGGCAGTGATGTGGTCATTACTGCGTTACCGCACCAAGTATCTGGTTCTAAGTTGCTAGAGCAGATCGCTAATCAAATGCGCGCTAAAAAGTTGCCTATGGTTGATGATTTACGCGATGAATCCGATCACGAAAACCCAACGCGTATTGTTATCGTACCTCGCTCTAACCGAGTGGATTGCGATCAGTTAATGAATCACTTATTTGCCTCAACCGATCTTGAGAAAAACTATCGTGTGAACTTAAACATGATTGGTTTGGACAAGCGTCCACAGGTAAAAGGTCTTGTTCAAATACTAAAAGAGTGGATTGAGTTCCGTCGTTCAACAGTTCGCCGTCGCTTGCAGTTCCGTTTAGATAAAATCTTAGCTCGTCTACATATCCTTGAAGGTTTGTTGGCTGCGTATCTCAACATTGATGAAGTGATTGAGATTATTCGTACTGAAGACGACCCGAAAGCGGTATTAATGTCTCGCTTTGAGCTTTCGGCGATTCAAGCGGATGCCATCTTAGATACCAAGTTACGTCAGTTGGCGAAGCTAGAAGAGTTTAAGATCCGTGGCGAGCAAGAAGAGCTAGAAAAAGAGCGTAAACAGCTTGAGTTGCTACTAGGTTCTGAGCGTCGTTTAAATACCTTACTGAAGAAAGAACTTAAAGCCGATGCTGAGAAATACGGCGATGATCGTCGCTCACCATTGATTGAACG is a genomic window of Vibrio neonatus containing:
- the mlaD gene encoding outer membrane lipid asymmetry maintenance protein MlaD, which gives rise to MNQSRKLELWVGSFIILGIVAVMFMIFKVADVKSLGSQDSYKLKASFDNIGSLKVRSPVKVGGVVVGRVSDITLDTEYFTPVVTLTIEERFGHFPDTSSAHILTSGLIGEQYISLIPGFMDDDAEILKDGDLIEDTKSALVLEDLIGQFMYSVGDNSGK
- the mlaC gene encoding phospholipid-binding protein MlaC, whose amino-acid sequence is MKIMTRLILLMAMLSSSIVWGDTVDKTQPYQMMEIVGSRTFDRLKNEQAQLRESPEQLKVVVEEELMPYVNDRYAGLKVLGNYLRKADKGEVADFLVAFREYLVTAYAQVLTQYKDQEIKYTPPRNLRDDQRIVSIPVEIMQANRPAIKLEFKWRKNKKTNEWQAFDMVAEGVSLLSSKQSEWGGKIRKDGLPAVTHELATLAKTPIHYDSAK
- a CDS encoding STAS domain-containing protein: MMSDKAVWHMIDDQHVTLSGMLNRNNIPQLWQQIAQWQPKVERLELDLSAVLSTDSAAMALILHIIDHAKNCDCHIMLRSVPNKLLTLFEVSNAMPLLVEHIEIEIEGESG
- the ibaG gene encoding BolA family iron metabolism protein IbaG produces the protein MDSTQVKELLDEALQLAEIHVKGEGSHFEVIAVDASFEGMSRVKKQQFIYAPLTDYIQRNEIHALSIKAFTPEEWQRDKKLMSL
- the murA gene encoding UDP-N-acetylglucosamine 1-carboxyvinyltransferase; protein product: MEKFRVTGSSAPLSGEVLISGAKNAALPILFSAILAEEPVVLHNVPKLRDINTSLALLQQLGVKASRDGDTTTLLVDASGINEYCAPYELVKTMRASIWALGPLVARFGEGQVSLPGGCAIGARPVDLHIQGLESLGANITIEDGYVKAKVDGRLQGAHIIMDKVSVGATITIMSAAALAEGTTILDNAAREPEIVDTADFLIALGAKITGAGTDTITIEGVERLAGGEHTVVPDRIETGTFLVAAAVSGGKVVCHNTRANLLEAVLAKLEEAGAKIETGEDWISADMTGDRELKAITVRTAPYPGFPTDMQAQFTLLNMMAKGGGVITETIFENRFMHVPELQRMGAKAEIEGHTVICGDSEGLSGTQVMATDLRASASLVIAGCIASGETIVDRIYHIDRGYDRIEHKLSLLGANIERFSD
- a CDS encoding 1-acylglycerol-3-phosphate O-acyltransferase; translated protein: MIALLRMFLVLIFAILMFVFGCGYCLFSPRNPKHVFTFGRYFGAMHRVFGIKLELRLPEDAYKRGQATYIANHQNSWDLFTVSSAVTPNVVTVGKKSLLWLPLFGQLYWLTGNILIDRANRSKAKGTIDQVVDKMKQTRLSVWMFPEGTRSRGRGLLPFKTGAFHTAIGAETPIIPIVCSTTQDKIKLNRWNNGHVIIEMLPPVDTSEYNKSNVRKLAEVCRNQMEEKLKSLDEEVDARNAADGVKN
- the tolC gene encoding outer membrane channel protein TolC; translation: MKKALSIFISASLCGLSLSASAENLADVYNQAKKSDPQLLRSAAQRDAAFEAITSSRSSLLPQINLTASYDYGEGYTGAKTNAFQAGIGLSQELYQRSSWVTLETTEKKARQADSAYAAKQQDLILRTATAYFEVLRAKDSLEFVQAEKSAVERQLDQEKQRFDVGLSAITNVHEAQAEYDSVLAEEVSAKNALVNSYESLREITGTGHQNLDILDIKRFSASKSDKTNDALVEQAQEENLSLLAARINQDIARDNIRLASSGHLPSLTFNADAGYGNGKISDTNVDDTKYNLGINLSVPLYTGGNVSSQVKQAEYDYVAVSEDLEASYRSVVKTVRASNNNIDATIGSIRAFEQSLISAESALSAVETGYEVGSRTVVDVLDFTRRVFEAKRNLSDARYNYIISVLQLKEAVGTLSEQDILDINDGLQPAPVASKNS
- the nudF gene encoding ADP-ribose diphosphatase yields the protein MFNPSSYPTFHNKDVEIIEKKTLFKGFFCLTQVKFRHRLFAGGWSAEIERELFERGHAVAMLPYDPVTDQLVMVEQIRVGALGDKRPWQLEIVAGMLDKEGEDPIDVAKRESVEEAGLAVKAIQHISGYYPSAGGCSERLELYVGQIEAPLSGGVFGLESEGEDIRVHVLGREEAYQLVKNGTIENAASIITIQWLMLNHQQLRKQWLTQEK
- a CDS encoding DUF1249 family protein, translating into MVNPRKVNSEYHVDFAGLMRLYETNYAKLNALLPRPAVVGDKRTYQVQDQVYQINILEITRYTTLVNVYQCDIHPIFPLPSMTVRLYHDARVAEVCASEKMRIVNARHDYPNKKMVQKDEKHQLNKFLGDWLTFCLKMGISREPLL
- the cpdA gene encoding 3',5'-cyclic-AMP phosphodiesterase → MEPHIVVTEETVQLLQITDTHLFADDEGCLLSVNTGLSFQAVVDDIAAHNLPFDAIIATGDISQDHSVASYKRFANGIKQLLKPCYWLPGNHDLQANMGKVLPSEQINEVSHVFAGDYWQLIMLNSQVEGLPHGYLEQHELDLLDEKLSQHPERHTLVLLHHNSLPIGSTWLDQHKLQKADQFWNVIEKHNNVRAVLGGHVHQDFEQDCNGVKVIATPSTCIQFKANTHEFALDSLPPGWRHLQLHKDGRLESQLHRLDEGCFVPDFDAQGY
- the yqiA gene encoding esterase YqiA, which encodes MTAHNKPSLLLYLHGFNSSPQSHKAQLMREFCQNHRPDIRFVSPQLPVYPEPCIQSLRTLCDELSAEYQVGLVGSSMGGYLSTWLNKEYGFKAALINPAAKPFELLQDYLGPQLNPYTEEEYILKQEHVEQLRAIDVPVISQTADFWLLQQKGDEVLDYRQAVDKFIGCKQTVEEDGDHSFIGFERYPSAIVEFLQL
- the parE gene encoding DNA topoisomerase IV subunit B, which translates into the protein MTEQYNAGAIEVLNGLEPVRRRPGMYTDTVRPNHLGQEVIDNSVDEALAGHASKIQVILHADQSLEVIDDGRGMPVDIHPEEGISGVELILCKLHAGGKFSNKNYQFSGGLHGVGISVVNALSQRVEVNVRRDGQVYQIAFENGDKVEELSVIGTCGKRNSGTSVHFWPNAKYFDSGNFSVSRLINNLRAKAVLCPGLEITLQDKVNGKEHKWYYESGLKDYLAEGVKGYTVLPETPFTGQFSSEIEGADWAIIWQPEGGELITESYVNLIPTSQGGTHVNGLRQGLLDAMREFCEFRNLLPRGVKLTGDDIFDRCSYVLSIKMQDPQFAGQTKERLSSRQCASFVSGVIKDAFSLWLNETPHIAEQLAEACIANAHRRMRASKKVVRKKVASGPALPGKLTDCTVQDLARTELFLVEGDSAGGSAKQARDREFQAIMPLRGKILNTWEVSADQVLASQEVHDISVALGIDPDTESLEGLRYGKICILADADSDGLHIATLLCALFTRHFRSLVSAGHVYVAMPPLFRIDCGKEVFYALDEEEKDGVIERLSSKRAKINVQRFKGLGEMNPLQLRETTMDPNTRRLVQLTIDDDEQTMEMMDMLLGKKRADDRRHWLQDKGDMAEV